In the genome of Physeter macrocephalus isolate SW-GA chromosome 20, ASM283717v5, whole genome shotgun sequence, one region contains:
- the CDKN2AIP gene encoding CDKN2A-interacting protein isoform X2 — MAQEVSEYLSQNPRVAAWVETLRSDGETDKHWRHRREFLLRNAGDLAPAGGAASAHPEEAADAESGTRSRQLQQLVSFSMAWANHVFLGCRYPQKVMDKILSMAEGIKVTDAPIHTTRDELVAKKG; from the exons ATGGCGCAGGAGGTGTCGGAGTACCTGAGCCAGAACCCGCGGGTGGCCGCCTGGGTGGAGACGCTGCGCTCCGACGGCGAGACCGACAAACACTGGCGCCACCGGCGCGAGTTCCTGCTCCGCAACGCCGGGGACCTGGCCCCCGCCGGCGGCGCTGCCTCCGCCCACCCGGAGGAGGCCGCCGACGCCGAGAGCGGGACCCGCAGTcggcagctgcagcagctcgTCTCCTTTTCCATGGCCTGGGCCAACCACGTCTTCCTCGGGTGCCG gTACCCTCAAAAAGTTATGGATAAAATACTTAGTATGGCTGAAGGCATCAAAGTGACAGATGCTCCAATCCATACAACAAGAGACGAACTGGTTGCCAAG AAGGGGTAG